The Streptomyces sp. B3I8 nucleotide sequence TCGTCGGTGCGACGTCCCGGCGCCGTTCCTGGGCGCGCGGGCGGACAAGGCCGGGTGGGACGGTGTTCAGACCGCGGCCAGGGGCGCGCCTTCGCGCCACTTCAGGATCTTGTCGAAGCTCACCACAGCACCGCTGTGCCCGGGCTTGTTGCCGATCTGCACATGGTCGGCGAGCTGCTGGATGAGGCCGAGACCCCGGCCGTTCTCCGCGTCCGCGCGGGCGGCTCGCACCGGCGGGCGCGCCCGGCCCGGGGAGAACCCGGGACCCGAGTCGGCCACCTCGATGCGGCACTTCTCTCCGTCCAGGTAGGCGGTCACCCGGTACTCCCCGCAGCCGCGGCCGCGCCCCCGGTCGCCACCGTGTTCGACCGCGTTCGCGCACGCCTCGCTGAGCGCCACGGAGAGGTCGTAGGAGATGTCGGGGTCGACACCCGCGGTCTCCATCGCGCCGACCAGCAGCCGCCGGGCCAGCGGCACGCTCGCGGCCTCGCGCCGCAGATGCAGTGACCACCAGATGCTCATGCTCCAGCCTCCCGGCCGCGGCTCGACATACGGTTACGTATTGCCACGACTACCCGTGCGCAATCGCCCGATCACGCCTCCGTCGCCCGTGCGGCGGTGTGCGGCCGGGCCGATCGGTGTATGCCGGACGGCAGGACGGCACATACCGCACCTTGTGGACCTGCCGCGTGGGGCCTGTGGGCACAGTGCGATGATGAGGCCGCCATGACTGCCCCCTCTCGGCGCACGACGCGCTCCGGAGCGGACCTCCGGATCCTGCGGGCCGCGGTGTTCACCGCGGTCTGTGTCGTGCTGGCCGCCGCGGGGCACGGGCTCGCCTCCCGCGCCGCCGTCCCGCCGTGGACGCTGGGCGTCGGGTTCCTGACGATCTTCGCCGTCGCCCTGCCGCTGGCCGGGCGCGAGCGGTCGCTGCCCGGCATCGCCGCGGTCCTCGCGGTCGGACAGGCCGCGCTGCACACGCTGTTCGGACTGGGCGGACACGGCGCCGGCACCGCCATGAGCGGCATGGCCGGCATGCGGGGCATGGCGGGGATGTTGAGCGCGGAGGGCCCGGCAGGCACCGCGCCGGGCACGGTGTCCGGCACCCTGGCGCACGGCGCCTCCACCGCCGACGCCGAGCTGGTGGCACGCGCCGCCCGGCTCCTGTGCGGCGGCACCACGGCGTCGATCACCCCGGCCCAGGCCCACCGCCTCCTCACCGACGCGCGGATCGACACCGCGACGACGGCCTCGGCACACCATCCGGCCGACGCCCTCGCCACCGGCGGCTGTTCCTCTCCCTTGTTCGGCATCCTGCCGTCGCTGCCCATGCTGCTCGGCCACGTCCTCGCGGCCGTCGTCGCCGGCTGGGTGCTGCGCCGGGGCGACCTCGCGCTGCTGCGGCTGATGCGACTGTCGGCGTACGGGGTCGG carries:
- a CDS encoding ATP-binding protein — protein: MSIWWSLHLRREAASVPLARRLLVGAMETAGVDPDISYDLSVALSEACANAVEHGGDRGRGRGCGEYRVTAYLDGEKCRIEVADSGPGFSPGRARPPVRAARADAENGRGLGLIQQLADHVQIGNKPGHSGAVVSFDKILKWREGAPLAAV